The genomic region CACTTTAAAATTCATATTAATTTATAATTGTTTTATTAATATTTGAATATTAATATTTACAATATAATGTTTGTTATTATATTATATGTAATTCATCATATTTATAATGATAAATAATTAACAATTATATTTTTGTCTTAAAATAGTATAAAAATTTTAATATTTATAATTATCTGAAAGTTTTCATGGAAAAACTAATGAAACTATGAAAAAATGAAAAATTAGATAAATAAAAAATGAATAGAATTATAATAATGAAATAAAATTATAATAATTTAATAGAATTAAAAAAAATAAAAAAAAGAGAATAATGATTAGTAAAACTAATCACTAAAAATTATTGATTAATTTAAATAATTTATTTAATCGCTTACTTCAATACCTAATGAAACAAGTTTGTCCCTAATCTCATCAGATAAATCATATTTCTTTTCAGCTCTTAATTTTTGACGAACATCAGCAATTATATTCAATAATTCCTCTTCATCGCCACTGGTTTCATCATCATTTGCGAAGAAATCAATACCTAATATTTGACTGATATCTGCAAACCAGTGCTTAATAGCTAAAAGATCATCAATGATTATTTTATCTTCATTCAAATCCTTATTGGATTTCTTGATAAATGAGAAAATAGCTGCAATAGCTTTAGGAGTGCTGAAGTCATCATCCATACTCTTGAAGAACTCACTAACTCCCTCATTTAACACATCATAAGAAGATTCATAGTAGTCAAAATTAAGCAATTCTTCGAAAAGTTCACTTTCATTTAAGTCTGCTAAATAAGCAATATCATCAGAAACATTACCTTTTTCAAACTCTGCACTAATCTTCTCATCTAAGACTTGAAGATAATTTTTTATCCTAGCTACATTTTTTTCAGCTTGATGCAAACTCACTTCACTAAAGTCTATAGGACTTCTGTAATGGGTTGCAAGAACAAACAATCTGAATGTTTCACCAGAATACTCTTTCAATAAATCTCTAATGGTAATGAAGTTACCTAAAGATTTAGACATCTTTTCTCCAGAAACATTCAAGAAACCTGTATGCATCCAGTATTGAACTAATGGTTCCTTACCTGATACAGCTTCCATTTGAGCAATCTCAGAGTCGTGGTGAGGGAATATTAAATCGAGACCTCCACCATGAATGTCATATTGTGGTCCAAAGTATTTTTCAGTGATTGCGGTATCCTCAATATGCCAACCAGGTCTTCCTTTACCCCATGGGGAATCCCATACAGGTTCACCTGCAAACTCTTCTGCTTCTCTGTTTTTCCATAAAGCAAAATCATTAGGGCTTTTTTTAGAACTGTCAATATCAATCCTATGAGTTTCAAGCTCTTCAATCTTACGATTAGCTAATTTACCATAATCCTTAAACTTAGCAACTTCAAAGTAAACTCCAGTTTCAGTTACATATGCAAATCCTTTATCGATTAACCTTTGGATTTGATCTAAAATCTCTTCCATATGGTCAGTAGCTCTTGCAAAATAGTTGACGCTTTTCACATTCAAAGCAGCCATATCTTCAATAAATCTCTTTTCAAATTTCTTTGCAAGCAATTTGGAGTCTACACCACTTTCTTTTGCTCTGTTAATGATCTTATCATCAATATCAGTGATATTTTGTAAGTAGAATACAGAATATCCTTTAAATTCCAAATATCTTTTAATGGTATCAAAGGAAATGTATGTTCTTCCGTGACCAATATGAGCATCATCATAAACTGTAGGGCCACAAACAAAGAGTTTGATCTTATCTTCAAATAATGTATTCAACTCTTCCTTTTCCCTTGACATAGTACTATAAATTTCCATTATATCTCCTTAAAACAATTTAATAAATAAAAATAAGTCTAAATTAAATAAAAATAAACTAAAGGATATAGAATAGGTCATTTACTGCTATCCCATACCAATCCAAAAATAAATTAGTAGAAATTCTACCAATTTTTATAATAAATGTGCTTCAGAACCTAAACATGCTCTACAATCTGCTGGCATGTGTCCTTTTTCCTTATGTATTTGACAAATGACATCTTCTGTTTTGATTCTTTTACAGATGTAACAAGTACGTGGAATAATATCTAATTTAGTTGCAGTTCCTTCATTTAAGTCATTTGCAAAATCCTGAATCAATGCTTTTACATCATCATTGAACTCAATGCCGCTACCTCTTTTATCAGTTAAATACTGAGAAACAGCAGGTTGTGTAATATCCATTAATTCAGATATCTTCTTTTGTTTCATTCCTAATTTCAATAAATCTTTTGCTAATTCAGATCTTATAGCTGGTATAATATACCATACTACCATTTCACAAGGTGGTTTCATATAATACCTCCTAATGTTTAAAAAATTTTAATTTGATTACCTAAATAAATTATCTAATCTATAAGAGTAACTTCATTCATCTTCGATATAATTATTTAATCTATAAAACAATTTTTCATCAGCACCCTTGAATACCTCTTCAACTTCAGAATCATGACTCAATTCAACATGTTCTATATCGTGGAAGTGGCTTAAGATATTGACTCTTTTTTCAAGCTCTTCCTGACGTTCTAAAAGCAAATCAATAGCTGATGAAACAGGGTCTGGGAATTCGTGCTCCAAGTCCAAGACACATTTACGGTCTTCACGAATGATTCTGCTTGGTACCCCAACTGCTGTAGCCCCTCTTGGAACATCCTGCAATACAACTGCTCCAGCACCTACCTTACAGGAACATCCTAAGGTAATGTTTCCTAAAACCTTTGCTCCAGAACCGATAACCACTGCATCTTCCACAGTAGGGTGCCTTTTGCCTTTGCTTAAACTTGTTCCACCAAGAACTACTCCCTGATAAATTAAAACATCATCTCCAACAATAGTTGTTTCACCTATTACAATACCCATTCCATGGTCAATAAAGACCCTTTTGCCTATTTGAGCACCAGGGTGAATTTCTATACCTGTCAAGAATCTTGATATCTGAGAGAAGAACCTTCCCCAAAAAGGCAAGTGATGTGTCCAAAGCCAGTGATTCAATCTGTGCAAAATGATGGCCCAAATTCCAGGATAACAAAGCAGAATCTCTAGACTGCTTCTTGCAGCAGGGTCTCTCATTTTTGCAGCTTGGAGATC from uncultured Methanobrevibacter sp. harbors:
- the cysS gene encoding cysteine--tRNA ligase encodes the protein MEIYSTMSREKEELNTLFEDKIKLFVCGPTVYDDAHIGHGRTYISFDTIKRYLEFKGYSVFYLQNITDIDDKIINRAKESGVDSKLLAKKFEKRFIEDMAALNVKSVNYFARATDHMEEILDQIQRLIDKGFAYVTETGVYFEVAKFKDYGKLANRKIEELETHRIDIDSSKKSPNDFALWKNREAEEFAGEPVWDSPWGKGRPGWHIEDTAITEKYFGPQYDIHGGGLDLIFPHHDSEIAQMEAVSGKEPLVQYWMHTGFLNVSGEKMSKSLGNFITIRDLLKEYSGETFRLFVLATHYRSPIDFSEVSLHQAEKNVARIKNYLQVLDEKISAEFEKGNVSDDIAYLADLNESELFEELLNFDYYESSYDVLNEGVSEFFKSMDDDFSTPKAIAAIFSFIKKSNKDLNEDKIIIDDLLAIKHWFADISQILGIDFFANDDETSGDEEELLNIIADVRQKLRAEKKYDLSDEIRDKLVSLGIEVSD
- the epsC gene encoding serine O-acetyltransferase EpsC; the encoded protein is MFDDLRDDLQAAKMRDPAARSSLEILLCYPGIWAIILHRLNHWLWTHHLPFWGRFFSQISRFLTGIEIHPGAQIGKRVFIDHGMGIVIGETTIVGDDVLIYQGVVLGGTSLSKGKRHPTVEDAVVIGSGAKVLGNITLGCSCKVGAGAVVLQDVPRGATAVGVPSRIIREDRKCVLDLEHEFPDPVSSAIDLLLERQEELEKRVNILSHFHDIEHVELSHDSEVEEVFKGADEKLFYRLNNYIEDE
- a CDS encoding transcriptional regulator, which codes for MKPPCEMVVWYIIPAIRSELAKDLLKLGMKQKKISELMDITQPAVSQYLTDKRGSGIEFNDDVKALIQDFANDLNEGTATKLDIIPRTCYICKRIKTEDVICQIHKEKGHMPADCRACLGSEAHLL